One stretch of Suricata suricatta isolate VVHF042 chromosome 13, meerkat_22Aug2017_6uvM2_HiC, whole genome shotgun sequence DNA includes these proteins:
- the PTGR1 gene encoding prostaglandin reductase 1 isoform X1, whose product MVHAKSWILKKHFEGSPTHGNFELKTVELPPLNNGEVLLEALFLTVDPYMRVAAKRLKEGDMMMGQQVARVVESKNSAFPTGTLVVASSGWTTHSISDGKDLEKLPAEWPDTLPVSLALGIVGMTGLTAYFGLLDICGAKGGETVMVNAAAGAVGSAVGQIAKLKGCKVVGAAGSDEKVAYLKKIGFDVAFNYKTVESLEETLKKASPDGYDCYFDNVGGEFSNIVIPQMKKFGRIAMCGAIAVYNATRPLPPGPPPETVIYQQLRMEGFLVTRWQGDVRQKALKDLLKWVLEGKIQYHEFITEGFENMPAAFMGMLKGENLGKTIVKA is encoded by the exons ATGGTTCATGCTAAGAGCTGGATCCTGAAGAAGCACTTTGAAGGCAGCCCCACTCATGGTAACTTTGAGTTGAAGACAGTTGAACTCCCACCCTTAAACAATGGAG AGGTCCTGCTGGAGGCTTTGTTCCTCACTGTGGATCCTTACATGAG agTGGCAGCCAAAAGATTGAAGGAGGGTGATATGATGATGGGGCAGCAAGTGGCCAG AGTTGTGGAAAGCAAAAACTCAGCCTTCCCAACAGGAACTCTGGTAGTGGCTTCTTCAGGCTGGACAACTCACTCCATTTCTGATGGGAAAGATCTGGAAAAACTGCCTGCAGAGTGGCCAGACACATTACCAGTATCTTTGGCTCTGGGAATCGTTGGGATGACAGG GCTAACAGCCTACTTTGGCCTACTTGACATCTGTGGTGCGAAGGGTGGAGAAACAGTGATGGTTAATGCAGCAGCAGGAGCAGTGGGCTCTGCTGTGGGTCAGATAGCTAAGCTCAAG GGCTGCAAAGTTGTTGGAGCAGCAGGGTCTGATGAAAAGGTTGCCTACCTTAAAAAGATTGGATTTGATGTTGCCTTTAACTACAAAACAGTAGAGTCTTTggaagaaactttgaaaaaagccTCTCCTGATGGTTACGATTGTTATTTTGATAAT GTAGGTGGAGAGTTTTCAAACATTGTTATCCCCCAGATGAAGAAATTTGGAAGGATTGCTATGTGTGGGGCCATCGCTGTCTATAATGCTACTCGCCCACTTCCCCCAG GCCCACCCCCAGAGACTGTTATCTACCAGCAACTCCGCATGGAAGGGTTCCTCGTCACCCGCTGGCAAGGAGATGTCCGCCAGAAGGCTCTGAAAGACTTGCTGAAGTGGGTCCTAGAG GGTAAAATCCAGTATCATGAGTTCATCACTGAAGGGTTTGAAAACATGCCAGCCGCATTTATGGGAATGCTGAAAGGtgaaaatttggggaaaacaatagtgaaagcatga
- the PTGR1 gene encoding prostaglandin reductase 1 isoform X2, whose translation MVHAKSWILKKHFEGSPTHGNFELKTVELPPLNNGEVLLEALFLTVDPYMRVAAKRLKEGDMMMGQQVARVVESKNSAFPTGTLVVASSGWTTHSISDGKDLEKLPAEWPDTLPVSLALGIVGMTGLTAYFGLLDICGAKGGETVMVNAAAGAVGSAVGQIAKLKGCKVVGAAGSDEKVAYLKKIGFDVAFNYKTVESLEETLKKASPDGYDCYFDNVGGEFSNIVIPQMKKFGRIAMCGAIAVYNATRPLPPGPPPETVIYQQLRMEGFLVTRWQGDVRQKALKDLLKWVLEALPLRRSEEGDAAAS comes from the exons ATGGTTCATGCTAAGAGCTGGATCCTGAAGAAGCACTTTGAAGGCAGCCCCACTCATGGTAACTTTGAGTTGAAGACAGTTGAACTCCCACCCTTAAACAATGGAG AGGTCCTGCTGGAGGCTTTGTTCCTCACTGTGGATCCTTACATGAG agTGGCAGCCAAAAGATTGAAGGAGGGTGATATGATGATGGGGCAGCAAGTGGCCAG AGTTGTGGAAAGCAAAAACTCAGCCTTCCCAACAGGAACTCTGGTAGTGGCTTCTTCAGGCTGGACAACTCACTCCATTTCTGATGGGAAAGATCTGGAAAAACTGCCTGCAGAGTGGCCAGACACATTACCAGTATCTTTGGCTCTGGGAATCGTTGGGATGACAGG GCTAACAGCCTACTTTGGCCTACTTGACATCTGTGGTGCGAAGGGTGGAGAAACAGTGATGGTTAATGCAGCAGCAGGAGCAGTGGGCTCTGCTGTGGGTCAGATAGCTAAGCTCAAG GGCTGCAAAGTTGTTGGAGCAGCAGGGTCTGATGAAAAGGTTGCCTACCTTAAAAAGATTGGATTTGATGTTGCCTTTAACTACAAAACAGTAGAGTCTTTggaagaaactttgaaaaaagccTCTCCTGATGGTTACGATTGTTATTTTGATAAT GTAGGTGGAGAGTTTTCAAACATTGTTATCCCCCAGATGAAGAAATTTGGAAGGATTGCTATGTGTGGGGCCATCGCTGTCTATAATGCTACTCGCCCACTTCCCCCAG GCCCACCCCCAGAGACTGTTATCTACCAGCAACTCCGCATGGAAGGGTTCCTCGTCACCCGCTGGCAAGGAGATGTCCGCCAGAAGGCTCTGAAAGACTTGCTGAAGTGGGTCCTAGAG GCCCTGCCGCTTCGGAGGTCAGAGGAAGGTGATGCTGCTGCGTCATGA